From a single Vibrio tubiashii genomic region:
- the ahpF gene encoding alkyl hydroperoxide reductase subunit F, producing the protein MLDQAMKQQLKAYLENLKTDVQLVLSLDESETASKLQALADDIASLTDKIQVTRDDNASSRKPIMQVVNQTQGTAIGFAGLPMGHEFTSLVLALLHSGGHPIKLEAEVIEQIKQLDQALNVEIFISLSCQNCPEVVQAFNMMSAINPLIKTTMIDGAAFQDEVKSRDIMAVPSVFINGELFGQGRMSLAEILNKVDSGAAAKKAASLNEQAPFDVLVVGGGPAGSSAAIYAARKGIRTGVVAERFGGQVMDTMAIENFISVKATTGPKLVASLEEHVKEYGVEVMTEQRAANVIDAEQTEDGYIHVELESGAVLKARTVITSTGARWREMNVPGEQEYRNKGVAYCPHCDGPLFKGKKTAVIGGGNSGIEAAIDLAGIVEHVTVLEFADTLRADQVLIDKANATPNIEIIKMAQTTQVLGDGNRVTGLEYQDRNTGEIKKIELAGIFVQIGLMPNSEWLKGTKVELSPRGEIEIDAHGATTMSGVFAAGDVTTVPYKQIIIAMGEGAKASLGAFDYLIRTPAPAKVAETA; encoded by the coding sequence ATGTTAGACCAAGCGATGAAGCAGCAGCTTAAAGCATACCTAGAAAACTTAAAAACAGACGTTCAGCTTGTATTGAGCCTTGATGAAAGCGAAACAGCAAGCAAGCTCCAAGCACTGGCGGATGATATCGCTTCACTGACAGACAAAATCCAAGTAACGCGTGACGACAACGCAAGCTCACGCAAACCAATTATGCAGGTTGTGAACCAAACACAAGGGACAGCGATTGGTTTTGCAGGCTTGCCAATGGGTCACGAGTTTACATCTCTGGTTCTCGCTCTTCTTCACAGCGGCGGCCACCCAATCAAGCTAGAAGCGGAAGTGATTGAGCAGATCAAGCAGCTAGACCAAGCACTAAACGTGGAAATCTTTATTTCACTATCATGCCAAAACTGTCCTGAAGTAGTTCAGGCGTTCAACATGATGTCTGCGATTAACCCTCTAATCAAAACAACCATGATTGATGGTGCTGCATTCCAAGATGAAGTGAAATCACGCGATATCATGGCGGTGCCTAGTGTCTTCATCAACGGTGAGCTGTTTGGTCAAGGCCGTATGTCACTGGCTGAGATTCTTAACAAAGTTGACTCCGGTGCAGCAGCGAAAAAAGCAGCCAGCCTAAACGAACAAGCACCATTTGATGTTTTGGTTGTTGGCGGTGGTCCTGCGGGTTCTTCAGCGGCAATCTACGCAGCACGTAAAGGCATTCGCACAGGTGTCGTCGCTGAGCGCTTCGGTGGTCAGGTGATGGATACTATGGCGATTGAGAACTTTATCTCAGTCAAAGCGACAACCGGTCCTAAGTTAGTTGCGAGTCTAGAAGAGCACGTTAAAGAATACGGTGTGGAAGTGATGACTGAGCAACGTGCTGCTAACGTTATTGATGCAGAGCAGACCGAAGATGGTTACATCCATGTTGAGCTTGAAAGCGGCGCAGTACTAAAAGCTCGTACAGTGATTACCAGTACAGGTGCACGCTGGCGTGAAATGAATGTTCCTGGTGAGCAAGAGTACCGTAACAAAGGGGTTGCTTACTGCCCACACTGTGATGGTCCATTATTTAAAGGCAAGAAAACAGCGGTAATCGGTGGTGGTAACTCAGGTATTGAAGCAGCGATTGACCTAGCCGGTATTGTTGAACATGTTACCGTTTTGGAGTTTGCAGACACCCTACGTGCTGACCAAGTTTTGATCGATAAAGCCAATGCGACACCTAATATTGAAATCATCAAGATGGCGCAAACCACACAAGTGCTAGGCGACGGCAACCGTGTTACTGGCTTGGAATACCAAGACCGCAACACAGGTGAGATTAAGAAAATCGAATTAGCCGGTATCTTTGTTCAAATTGGCCTAATGCCAAACAGCGAATGGTTGAAAGGTACTAAGGTTGAGCTTTCACCACGCGGTGAAATTGAAATCGATGCGCACGGTGCAACTACGATGAGCGGTGTTTTTGCTGCGGGTGACGTAACTACGGTACCGTACAAGCAAATCATCATCGCCATGGGTGAGGGTGCTAAAGCAAGCTTAGGCGCGTTCGATTATCTAATTCGCACACCTGCTCCAGCAAAGGTTGCTGAAACAGCGTAA
- a CDS encoding gamma-glutamylcyclotransferase family protein yields the protein MAKYIFGYGSLMNSASRQLTGQTSAAIPATAHGFRRYWGKVDDSYILSPLVVDKGQGQVNGVLLEVSDEGLQEFDIRERGYHRVLISADKLDAELALSTNDHVWVYIKDNPEPPCSLSPIMQTYVDTVLAGCLEISEQFAQQFVEHTIGWNFPLENDRHQPKYGNLAGVKPEHHNTIDALVAEART from the coding sequence ATGGCAAAATATATCTTTGGCTACGGCAGTCTGATGAACTCTGCCTCACGACAACTGACTGGCCAAACTTCCGCAGCGATTCCCGCTACCGCACATGGCTTCAGGCGTTACTGGGGCAAAGTCGATGATAGCTATATTCTATCGCCACTGGTGGTAGACAAAGGACAGGGACAGGTCAATGGGGTTTTGCTGGAAGTCAGCGATGAAGGACTGCAAGAATTCGACATTCGCGAACGAGGGTATCACCGAGTTTTAATCTCAGCGGATAAACTTGATGCTGAACTAGCATTATCGACCAATGATCATGTGTGGGTTTACATCAAAGACAACCCTGAACCGCCTTGTTCATTGAGCCCTATCATGCAGACTTACGTCGATACTGTACTCGCAGGGTGTCTAGAAATTTCCGAGCAGTTTGCCCAGCAGTTTGTAGAACATACCATTGGCTGGAACTTTCCATTGGAGAATGATCGCCATCAGCCCAAATATGGCAATTTGGCAGGAGTAAAACCAGAGCACCACAACACAATTGATGCTCTGGTGGCTGAAGCAAGAACCTAA
- a CDS encoding tRNA-binding protein: METIAYTDFAKLEMRTGKIIEVARHENADKLYIVQIDVGEKTLQTVTSLVPYYTEQELMGKEVVVLCNLAKAKMRGETSECMLLCAETDDESQSVLLTPERSMPAGVRIV, encoded by the coding sequence ATGGAAACGATCGCATACACCGACTTCGCAAAATTAGAAATGCGTACAGGAAAAATCATCGAAGTCGCTCGCCACGAAAATGCAGACAAACTCTACATCGTTCAAATTGATGTTGGGGAAAAGACGCTGCAAACCGTCACTAGCTTAGTGCCTTATTACACCGAGCAGGAGTTGATGGGAAAAGAAGTTGTGGTGCTATGTAACTTGGCGAAAGCCAAAATGCGTGGAGAAACCTCGGAATGTATGTTGCTTTGCGCTGAGACGGACGATGAATCACAAAGTGTTCTGTTAACCCCAGAGCGTTCTATGCCTGCTGGGGTTCGTATTGTATAG
- the glpD gene encoding glycerol-3-phosphate dehydrogenase produces the protein MSNNQISANSQKVLDLIVIGGGINGAGIAADAAGRGLSVGLYEAQDFASATSSASSKLIHGGLRYLEHYEFRLVSEALAEREVLLQKAPHVAQPMRFRLPHRPFLRPAWMIRCGLFLYDNLGKRTTLPASKGIDLAKSGILKPEMKKGFEYSDCWVDDARLVLLNVLAAQENNAEIRNYSRVESARREGELWSVTIRDELTGQAIERKAKALVNAAGPWVKQFFDDGLEQASPRNIRLIKGSHIVVPRIHDEPQAYILQNQDHRIVFMIPYLDKFSIIGTTDVEYKGDPREVAISDDEVDYLIDIVNQHFVQQLKREDVVWTYSGVRPLCDDESDSPQAITRDYTLELEAEYDQAPLLSVFGGKLTTYRKLGEAALEKLKPYLPNMGTPWTANHALPGGNFSCSREQLASTIHNAYPWLPEALLLRYVTQFGTYTWKLLEGMENIDALGIKFSDAAQGVFQREIDYLVEHEMSVTEEDILWRRTKLGLYLNSQEQQALSDYLKSKQPATVVPFSEVG, from the coding sequence ATGAGTAACAACCAGATTTCGGCTAATTCGCAAAAAGTTTTAGATTTGATCGTTATTGGTGGTGGTATCAATGGCGCAGGTATTGCTGCAGATGCGGCAGGTCGTGGACTATCAGTCGGTCTATACGAAGCACAAGATTTCGCATCAGCCACTTCGTCGGCCAGTTCTAAACTGATCCACGGTGGCTTACGCTATCTAGAGCATTATGAGTTTCGTTTGGTTTCGGAAGCGCTCGCCGAACGGGAAGTGTTACTCCAGAAAGCGCCCCATGTTGCTCAACCGATGCGTTTTCGCTTACCTCATCGACCATTTCTCCGCCCAGCTTGGATGATCCGTTGTGGACTATTCCTTTACGACAACCTAGGTAAACGCACCACACTACCTGCAAGTAAAGGGATTGATTTAGCCAAGTCCGGCATACTTAAGCCTGAAATGAAAAAAGGCTTTGAGTATTCAGACTGCTGGGTAGACGACGCGCGCTTAGTGCTGCTCAATGTCCTTGCTGCTCAGGAGAACAATGCAGAGATCCGTAACTACAGCCGTGTAGAAAGCGCTCGACGTGAAGGCGAACTGTGGAGCGTGACTATTCGTGATGAACTGACAGGCCAAGCAATAGAACGCAAGGCGAAAGCCTTAGTCAACGCGGCAGGGCCGTGGGTCAAACAGTTCTTTGATGATGGTTTAGAGCAAGCTTCTCCTCGCAATATTCGCTTGATCAAAGGATCGCATATTGTCGTTCCTCGTATTCATGATGAGCCTCAAGCTTACATTCTTCAAAACCAAGATCACCGAATCGTGTTCATGATTCCTTATTTAGATAAGTTCTCGATCATAGGTACCACCGATGTGGAATACAAAGGTGACCCACGTGAAGTTGCCATCTCTGATGATGAAGTCGATTACCTCATCGACATCGTCAACCAACACTTCGTTCAGCAACTTAAACGTGAGGACGTGGTTTGGACATACAGCGGCGTACGCCCTTTATGTGATGACGAATCAGACTCCCCACAAGCGATCACGCGCGACTATACACTTGAACTAGAAGCGGAATACGACCAAGCACCACTACTTTCCGTATTTGGTGGCAAGCTCACTACCTACCGTAAGTTAGGTGAAGCGGCGTTAGAAAAGCTCAAGCCTTACCTACCTAATATGGGTACACCTTGGACAGCAAACCATGCGCTTCCTGGCGGTAACTTCAGTTGCTCACGTGAGCAGCTAGCCTCAACGATTCACAACGCCTACCCTTGGTTACCCGAAGCATTATTGCTACGCTACGTAACGCAGTTTGGCACCTATACATGGAAGCTACTGGAAGGAATGGAAAATATCGATGCGCTGGGGATTAAGTTCTCGGACGCAGCTCAAGGTGTTTTCCAACGTGAAATCGACTATCTCGTTGAACATGAAATGTCAGTCACCGAAGAGGATATATTGTGGCGTCGTACCAAACTTGGCTTGTACCTAAATAGCCAAGAGCAACAGGCGCTAAGTGACTATCTAAAGAGTAAGCAACCTGCCACAGTGGTCCCGTTTTCTGAGGTAGGTTAG
- a CDS encoding NnrS family protein has product MLNITDKKVEESIPPVLRLGFRPFFLLGSIYAVIAIVVWVWMFQSGQPTTLQVPALWWHVHEMIFGFAMAIVVGFVLTAVQNWTGINGTKHHRLAILVGLWLAPRVLLWTPTPLWLTSSIEALFLAMTAFEVGTRVVKAKGWRNLFFVPLFVLAIVANFASYATVKGMPPFPSSAVWQAMLWWFTLLLSIMGSRVIPFFTARRFNFEKPQPIVWLDWVANLPLVGLFILSFFPMTFAQLGQPLMVISGLAHLIRVMRWQPWRTLSEPLVWSLHATYLCIPVSLLLRGLLDNPFASHNMLHMFAIGAIGGVILAMIARVTMGHTGRAIYQGPNMSVAFAAIILAALVRSLGVAFFPQYLIESVNISAALWILAFAMYVGMFGKMLITPRVDGHPG; this is encoded by the coding sequence GTGCTCAATATTACCGACAAAAAGGTCGAAGAATCCATTCCACCCGTTTTACGTCTTGGGTTTCGACCTTTCTTTCTTCTTGGTTCTATTTATGCCGTTATTGCGATAGTGGTTTGGGTATGGATGTTTCAATCCGGCCAGCCAACAACATTGCAAGTGCCTGCGCTGTGGTGGCACGTACATGAAATGATATTTGGCTTTGCGATGGCGATTGTTGTCGGCTTTGTGTTAACTGCAGTGCAAAACTGGACGGGCATTAACGGCACTAAACATCACCGTTTAGCCATCTTGGTTGGGTTGTGGTTAGCGCCTCGCGTACTGTTATGGACGCCAACGCCGTTGTGGCTCACTTCCTCTATTGAAGCGCTGTTTTTAGCTATGACAGCATTTGAAGTCGGGACTCGGGTGGTCAAAGCAAAAGGGTGGCGTAACCTGTTTTTCGTTCCCTTGTTTGTTCTGGCAATCGTGGCTAACTTTGCCAGTTACGCAACAGTGAAGGGGATGCCACCGTTTCCTTCATCGGCGGTGTGGCAAGCTATGCTGTGGTGGTTCACCCTGTTGCTGTCTATTATGGGGAGCAGAGTGATCCCATTCTTTACGGCTCGTCGGTTTAATTTCGAAAAGCCTCAACCTATTGTCTGGTTAGATTGGGTGGCGAATTTGCCATTGGTAGGACTGTTTATTCTCAGCTTCTTCCCGATGACGTTTGCACAATTAGGTCAACCGCTAATGGTAATTTCAGGGTTAGCGCATTTGATTAGAGTGATGAGGTGGCAGCCGTGGCGAACTCTCAGTGAGCCTCTAGTCTGGTCACTGCACGCAACCTACTTATGTATTCCAGTGAGTTTGTTGCTGCGTGGTTTACTCGACAACCCATTTGCCAGCCACAATATGCTGCACATGTTTGCTATTGGCGCCATTGGTGGTGTGATCTTAGCGATGATTGCACGTGTGACGATGGGGCATACCGGGCGCGCGATTTACCAAGGTCCAAACATGAGTGTTGCTTTCGCAGCGATTATATTGGCTGCTTTGGTTCGTAGCTTAGGCGTTGCGTTTTTCCCTCAATATCTGATTGAATCGGTCAACATCAGCGCCGCATTGTGGATACTCGCATTCGCTATGTATGTGGGAATGTTTGGCAAGATGCTGATCACACCAAGAGTCGATGGACACCCTGGTTAA
- a CDS encoding substrate-binding domain-containing protein, translating to MATIKDVAKEAGVSIATVSRVINKSPKASKASIASVTQAMAKLGYRPNAAAKALVSQSSNTVGVLVGDVSDPFFGTLVKAVDNVAHEHGKHILIGNGYHSPEEERKAIELLINNRCDALVIHSKGLSDEELIGYAKEVKGLVFINRHIPEMAERCIALDNRRGAYLATEYLIRHGHTKIACVASAHRIEDSDQRVDGYLQALRDNNIELPQSYIEYGEPNNDGGEVAMTNLLTKSLDITGVVAYNDYMAAGALSVLDENGIKVPDQISMLGFDDGLIARYVSPRLTTIRYPIAMMAERAARLALNLAKEQSSNDEALMFTPTLVRRNSVEKVT from the coding sequence ATGGCAACTATTAAAGATGTCGCCAAAGAAGCGGGCGTATCAATCGCGACGGTTTCTCGGGTCATTAACAAATCACCAAAAGCGAGCAAAGCATCGATTGCTTCAGTGACACAGGCGATGGCCAAACTAGGCTATCGACCGAATGCCGCAGCGAAAGCTTTGGTCAGTCAAAGCAGTAATACGGTTGGGGTATTAGTTGGCGATGTATCTGATCCTTTTTTTGGCACTTTGGTCAAAGCCGTCGACAATGTTGCCCATGAACACGGTAAACATATCTTGATCGGCAACGGCTACCACAGCCCGGAAGAAGAGCGAAAGGCAATTGAACTATTGATCAACAACCGTTGCGATGCCTTGGTTATTCACTCGAAAGGTTTGTCAGATGAAGAATTGATCGGCTATGCCAAAGAAGTCAAAGGCCTGGTTTTTATCAATCGCCATATTCCTGAAATGGCCGAGCGCTGCATTGCTTTAGACAACCGCCGAGGTGCCTACCTCGCCACGGAATACCTTATCCGCCATGGTCATACTAAGATAGCTTGCGTCGCTTCAGCGCATCGTATTGAAGACTCGGATCAACGTGTTGATGGTTACTTGCAAGCCCTGCGAGACAACAATATCGAACTTCCGCAAAGCTATATTGAATATGGTGAGCCAAACAACGATGGCGGTGAAGTTGCCATGACCAATCTGCTGACTAAATCTTTAGACATCACTGGCGTTGTAGCCTACAACGACTACATGGCCGCGGGTGCGCTGTCGGTGCTAGACGAAAATGGCATCAAGGTGCCGGATCAAATTTCAATGCTTGGTTTTGATGATGGCTTGATCGCTCGCTATGTCAGCCCTCGCCTGACAACTATCCGCTATCCAATCGCGATGATGGCAGAACGAGCGGCGCGTTTAGCGCTGAACCTAGCCAAAGAGCAAAGCTCAAACGATGAGGCACTGATGTTCACGCCGACCTTAGTACGCCGCAATTCAGTTGAGAAAGTGACCTAA
- a CDS encoding aldo/keto reductase has protein sequence MNKTHPVFSPMIQGYWRMAEWGMTTQQQLSFVKQHLELGITTVDHAPVYGPDSACERMFGQVLALDSSLRDQIEIVSKCGIYRGEDPQVNHYNSGKAAIIESVDQSLTRLNTDHLDVLLLHRPDLLMDADEAAEAFAQLKAAGKVKHFGVSNFTPAQFALLQSRVEQPLITNQVEINPVNLQMTEDGTLDQLQQHRVQPMAWSCLAGGRIFSEESEQMDRIRHTLTQVAQEIGASSIDQVIFAWVLRLPSNPIPILGSGNIERVHAAVGALELSLTNEQWYRIWVASKGHGVA, from the coding sequence ATGAATAAGACACATCCGGTGTTTTCACCAATGATCCAAGGTTACTGGCGTATGGCTGAGTGGGGAATGACCACTCAGCAGCAACTGTCGTTTGTTAAGCAACACCTAGAGTTAGGTATTACAACGGTAGACCATGCACCTGTTTATGGCCCAGACTCTGCGTGCGAGCGTATGTTTGGGCAAGTGTTGGCGTTAGATAGCAGCTTGCGCGATCAAATTGAGATCGTCTCTAAATGCGGAATTTACCGTGGTGAAGATCCTCAGGTTAACCATTACAACAGTGGTAAAGCCGCCATTATTGAATCCGTTGATCAATCGTTAACTCGACTCAATACCGATCATCTAGATGTGTTACTCCTGCATCGCCCAGACTTACTGATGGATGCTGATGAAGCGGCTGAAGCATTCGCTCAGTTAAAAGCCGCGGGTAAAGTAAAACATTTCGGTGTGTCTAACTTTACCCCTGCTCAGTTTGCTCTATTGCAATCAAGAGTTGAGCAGCCGTTGATCACCAATCAAGTCGAGATCAATCCGGTCAACCTGCAAATGACGGAAGATGGCACGCTAGACCAATTACAGCAACATCGCGTGCAACCAATGGCGTGGTCTTGTCTTGCTGGTGGGCGTATCTTCAGTGAAGAGAGTGAACAGATGGATCGCATTCGCCACACCTTGACACAAGTGGCGCAAGAAATCGGCGCAAGCTCGATCGACCAAGTCATTTTTGCATGGGTATTACGTTTACCTTCCAACCCAATCCCAATCTTGGGCAGTGGTAACATTGAGCGTGTTCACGCTGCGGTTGGGGCGCTTGAACTGTCATTGACTAATGAGCAGTGGTACCGAATTTGGGTTGCATCGAAAGGTCATGGTGTGGCTTAA
- a CDS encoding DeoR/GlpR family transcriptional regulator: MKQIPRHQQIIALVQKQGYVSTDELVEKFNVSPQTIRRDLNELADENKIRRYHGGATIPLSSENTSYTDRKSMNFNEKDVIADEVVKHIPDGATLFIDIGTTPEAIARALSKNHKQLRVVTNNINVATILLPNPEFKVILAGGEVRNRDGGIVGEATLDFVKQFRLDFGILGISGIDFDGSLLDFDYHEVRVKQAIIENSRSVFLAVDHSKFGRNAMVKLGNISQLHMLFTDKQPPKEILSILKEHSIPLEVVNKEE, from the coding sequence GTGAAGCAAATACCAAGACATCAGCAAATCATTGCTCTTGTACAAAAGCAGGGCTATGTGAGTACTGATGAGTTAGTTGAAAAGTTTAATGTCAGTCCACAAACCATCAGACGAGATCTGAATGAGTTAGCGGACGAAAACAAAATTCGCCGCTATCACGGCGGTGCTACGATCCCATTAAGTTCAGAAAACACCTCTTATACCGATCGTAAGAGCATGAACTTCAATGAAAAGGATGTGATCGCTGACGAAGTGGTCAAACACATTCCAGATGGCGCGACGCTATTTATCGACATCGGTACCACCCCAGAGGCCATCGCTCGTGCACTGAGTAAAAATCACAAGCAATTACGTGTTGTCACCAATAACATCAATGTCGCGACTATCTTGCTTCCGAATCCAGAATTTAAAGTGATTCTCGCGGGCGGAGAGGTGCGCAATCGAGACGGCGGTATTGTCGGCGAAGCAACACTCGATTTCGTCAAACAGTTCAGACTAGACTTTGGTATTCTGGGGATTAGTGGCATTGATTTTGATGGTTCTCTACTCGACTTTGACTACCATGAAGTCAGAGTGAAACAAGCGATTATTGAGAACAGCCGTAGTGTGTTCTTAGCCGTTGACCACTCCAAGTTTGGTCGTAATGCAATGGTCAAACTAGGCAACATCTCTCAACTCCACATGCTGTTTACCGATAAGCAGCCACCAAAAGAAATCCTTTCAATCCTTAAAGAACATTCCATTCCTTTAGAAGTGGTGAACAAAGAAGAATAA
- a CDS encoding LysR family transcriptional regulator: MQKMHKRFERYALFSEVAKQLSFSKAADNLGISRSYLSSQINQLEQELETSLLIRSTRNVRLTAAGEKILAKMQFINTSILELEKELDHTKSDVSGLLRITAPTIFSHRFLIDICHQFQQQYPEIEFDLDVGYNREDLTKSHFDLAIRATNNPPDNMVAKKLIPYQHICCAAPEYLEKHGEPTHPDELVNHNCLSDPNLCRWQFVDGTKTIEVETDGNMLLNDNLLLLTAAQQGIGIIKMPSYLVQPSLDSGQLVQLLPNYFIARSNIYLIYPPQLRSSNKLAAFIDFTQKWFEDK; the protein is encoded by the coding sequence ATGCAGAAGATGCACAAACGCTTCGAGCGCTATGCGTTGTTTAGTGAAGTGGCAAAACAACTCAGCTTTTCTAAAGCAGCGGACAATTTAGGTATTTCACGCAGCTACCTTTCTTCACAAATCAATCAGTTAGAGCAAGAACTAGAAACCAGTCTACTGATTCGTTCGACACGCAATGTGCGTCTAACTGCGGCGGGAGAAAAAATTCTGGCGAAGATGCAGTTTATCAATACTTCTATCCTTGAGTTGGAAAAAGAGCTCGACCACACCAAGAGCGATGTCAGTGGCCTACTTCGAATTACTGCACCCACCATTTTTAGCCATCGCTTCTTGATCGATATTTGTCATCAATTTCAGCAGCAATACCCTGAAATCGAGTTTGATCTTGATGTCGGTTATAACCGCGAAGATCTGACCAAAAGTCATTTCGACTTAGCAATTAGAGCCACCAACAATCCACCAGACAACATGGTGGCAAAGAAGCTAATTCCTTATCAACACATCTGCTGCGCGGCTCCAGAATATCTAGAGAAACATGGCGAACCCACTCACCCCGACGAGCTGGTCAATCACAACTGTTTATCCGATCCTAACTTATGTCGTTGGCAGTTTGTCGATGGGACTAAAACCATCGAGGTAGAAACGGACGGCAACATGTTGCTTAACGACAACTTGCTGCTTCTAACCGCCGCACAACAAGGCATAGGCATTATCAAAATGCCGAGCTACTTGGTGCAGCCTTCATTAGATAGTGGGCAGTTAGTACAACTACTACCGAATTACTTTATTGCCAGAAGCAATATTTATCTTATCTACCCACCGCAATTACGTAGCAGCAACAAGCTTGCCGCTTTTATCGATTTCACCCAAAAGTGGTTTGAAGATAAGTAG
- the ahpC gene encoding alkyl hydroperoxide reductase subunit C yields the protein MINTQIKPFSATAFKNGEFVDITEQDVKGKWAVFFFYPADFTFVCPTELVDLQEKYAELQSRGVEVYSVSTDTHFSHKAWHDTSDKIGTIEYFMVGDQTGTITNNFNVMREGQGLADRATFLIDPEGTIQAMEITAEGIGRDAEDLLRKVKAAQYVAANPGEVCPAKWKEGEETLAPSLDLVGKI from the coding sequence ATGATCAACACACAAATCAAACCATTCTCAGCAACAGCATTTAAAAACGGCGAGTTTGTAGATATCACAGAGCAAGACGTGAAAGGCAAATGGGCAGTATTCTTCTTCTACCCAGCTGATTTTACTTTCGTATGTCCAACTGAGCTTGTAGACCTACAAGAGAAGTACGCTGAACTTCAATCACGTGGTGTAGAAGTTTACTCAGTATCAACTGATACTCACTTCTCACACAAAGCGTGGCACGATACTTCTGACAAGATCGGTACTATCGAATACTTCATGGTAGGTGACCAAACTGGCACTATCACTAACAACTTCAACGTGATGCGTGAAGGTCAAGGTCTTGCTGACCGTGCTACTTTCCTAATCGACCCAGAAGGTACTATCCAAGCAATGGAAATCACTGCTGAAGGTATCGGTCGTGACGCAGAAGACTTACTACGTAAAGTTAAAGCGGCACAGTACGTTGCAGCAAACCCAGGTGAAGTTTGCCCAGCGAAATGGAAAGAAGGTGAAGAGACTCTAGCGCCATCTCTAGACCTAGTAGGTAAAATCTAA